From the genome of Psychroserpens ponticola, one region includes:
- a CDS encoding DUF6503 family protein has product MRIPLVFSIILMFTFTSCKNDTQEKTKKTPTKELKENKLEFKNKAHELVYQMTQKVGNYSKLIAKKDVVYTYTYQTPDGKTDISTEKYIFNGELSYGKYETHERTLANLEGTIEQGYDGSEYWLKHNGNLVTDSVALKRVAFNRPTNYYWFTMMQKLLDPGLHYEYIKEQTIGETIYDVVKVTFETKDNKPKDIYQLYINKDTKLVDQFLFTVMDFGKADPLLMEMTYETIDGLLIPTQRRYKASNWDAEVTNNPWILVKWTDIKFNNGLSKADFKK; this is encoded by the coding sequence ATGAGAATCCCCTTAGTATTTAGCATCATTTTAATGTTCACTTTTACGTCTTGTAAGAATGACACACAAGAAAAAACAAAAAAAACACCTACTAAAGAGCTGAAAGAAAACAAACTAGAGTTTAAAAATAAAGCTCATGAATTGGTGTATCAAATGACTCAAAAAGTAGGCAATTACAGCAAACTTATAGCTAAAAAAGATGTTGTATACACATATACTTACCAAACACCTGATGGTAAAACCGATATTTCAACTGAAAAGTACATCTTTAACGGAGAGTTATCCTATGGTAAATATGAAACACATGAGAGAACATTAGCAAACCTAGAAGGAACTATTGAACAAGGTTACGATGGTAGCGAGTATTGGCTGAAACATAATGGGAATCTTGTAACAGATTCTGTTGCTTTAAAAAGAGTTGCTTTTAACAGACCAACAAATTATTATTGGTTTACAATGATGCAAAAATTATTAGATCCAGGTTTACATTACGAATACATTAAAGAACAAACGATTGGTGAAACAATTTACGATGTGGTTAAAGTGACGTTTGAAACTAAAGACAATAAGCCAAAAGACATCTATCAACTTTATATTAATAAAGACACAAAACTTGTAGATCAGTTTCTATTTACTGTTATGGATTTTGGAAAAGCAGATCCTTTGTTAATGGAAATGACATATGAAACCATTGATGGACTATTAATTCCTACACAACGCAGATACAAAGCCTCTAATTGGGATGCTGAAGTCACAAATAATCCTTGGATACTAGTCAAATGGACTGATATCAAATTTAATAACGGTTTAAGTAAAGCTGACTTTAAAAAATAA
- a CDS encoding M48 family metallopeptidase: protein MTAQTLFYIIIGIILVNFIIDKVLDALNAKHYDDTIPEELNDVYDETEYKKSQDYKKTNYKFGIFSSAFSILLTLGFLFLDGFEYVDNIARSYTENPIGIALIFFGVIMIGSDLISLPFSVYKTFVIEEKFGFNKTTTKTYILDKIKGLLMSAILGGGILALIIWFYQQTGEQFWLYAWAIVTVFTIFMNLFYAKLIVPLFNKQTPLEDGSLREKISEYAQSVGFSLKNIFIIDGSKRSTKANAYFSGFGSEKRITLYDTLVNDLEEEEIVAVLAHEVGHYKRKHIIFNLVSSIVLTGIMLFILSVFISNPLLSNALGVEISSFHVGLIAFGMLYSPISEIIGLAMNYISRKFEYQADDYAKTTYEAEPLITSLKKLSKNSLSNLTPHPSYVWMHYSHPTLLQRVRNLKS, encoded by the coding sequence ATGACAGCACAAACTCTGTTTTACATCATTATAGGTATTATTCTTGTCAATTTTATTATTGATAAAGTACTTGATGCACTAAATGCCAAACATTATGATGATACTATTCCTGAAGAGTTGAATGATGTCTATGACGAAACTGAGTATAAAAAGTCTCAAGATTACAAAAAAACCAATTATAAGTTCGGGATTTTCAGTTCTGCATTTTCTATTTTACTAACCCTTGGGTTTTTGTTTCTTGATGGGTTTGAATACGTCGATAACATTGCTCGAAGCTATACCGAAAATCCAATTGGCATTGCTTTGATTTTCTTTGGAGTTATCATGATTGGAAGTGATCTTATTTCATTACCTTTTTCAGTTTATAAAACCTTTGTCATTGAAGAAAAATTTGGGTTTAATAAAACCACAACCAAAACTTATATTCTAGATAAAATAAAAGGATTATTGATGTCTGCCATTTTAGGTGGTGGGATTTTAGCACTTATCATTTGGTTTTACCAACAAACAGGAGAGCAATTTTGGTTATATGCTTGGGCCATTGTAACTGTATTTACAATATTCATGAACCTATTCTATGCCAAACTCATTGTACCTCTATTCAATAAACAAACACCTTTAGAAGATGGAAGTTTACGTGAAAAAATTTCAGAATATGCACAATCAGTTGGCTTTAGCTTAAAAAATATTTTCATCATTGATGGCTCTAAACGAAGTACAAAAGCAAATGCTTACTTTTCAGGCTTTGGAAGTGAAAAACGCATCACCTTATATGATACTTTGGTTAATGATTTAGAGGAAGAAGAAATTGTAGCCGTTTTAGCACATGAGGTTGGTCATTATAAACGAAAACATATTATTTTCAATCTTGTATCGTCGATAGTATTGACAGGGATTATGCTGTTTATCTTATCTGTTTTCATATCAAACCCTTTATTATCAAATGCATTGGGTGTTGAAATCTCTAGTTTTCATGTTGGTTTAATTGCCTTTGGAATGTTGTATTCTCCTATTTCAGAAATCATAGGATTAGCAATGAATTACATCTCTCGAAAATTTGAGTACCAAGCTGATGATTATGCAAAAACAACTTACGAAGCAGAACCATTAATCACATCGCTTAAAAAATTATCTAAAAATAGTTTGAGTAATTTGACACCTCATCCTTCATATGTTTGGATGCATTATTCGCATCCAACTTTATTACAGCGTGTTAGGAATTTGAAATCATAA
- a CDS encoding T9SS type A sorting domain-containing protein, whose amino-acid sequence MKRLLLLLVLLLSFIGFSQNEIEMQNGSWTECDFVLTDSGGLTGDYESNENFTLTLCPQSDGYVMIDFYEFSTQINLDILSVYNGDSTNSPLIGAFSGGNSPGLIMADNDTGCLTLNFVSNDLGVTNGWAGYVSCISSFEINQPTDYIICDDFGNGFGLFDLELKNNEILNGLDPANYTVTYHESETNALAGINPLISPYANVTNPQLIYIRVEDIATGNFETTLFNLYVNATPIPTLQDVYQICEGSSTTVESGLQQGDFSFEWYYNGIILPNENNSFLEVYQEGSYSLQVISWDNECSSITDFSVEYNSFLNVPSPTPYVICDDDGDGFATFDLNIKGDEILSSMQNPIATFTYHLTVTDANNGTDAIEPIFTNFEPYNQTIYVRVSSTQDDCFGVTTVELIVDVECISASSVEVIVCGDDPNIPVSYDLTSQEINMVDGQDPSNFTFTYYYAITNAETETDPITNPTVYSVSGNSSTVYVRIENNQSGSFTIAEIYVNFYLNPQISFAGPYTICDGNEVILYPNIGNDNGAYEYLWNTGETSPEIIVNTSGFYTVTVTDLISGCVSTEGVDVMQGGNAPVLGNVVDLYSCEQNPSFDLSVTFPEIFGNQDISQFIIGFFNTYDDALTNTNSIGSPSAYQSTNSNETIYVRVRNIGDECFSIIDFNIVTDNSCATIIDCTEEAETFSFCYVNDDTTVYQFESLDGTTPLEVRFLSGRVENNFDELIVLDSDGVTNLNPEATTYGYGGEVQGLYFVSTGNSISISVAGDGSISCETNSYEEISYTVSCVDLNVIPECNITLTEPLDGAIDVNEDADLTWNAPFGIVTGYKLSLGLTSGGTEVLNNVDVGNVLAYDLETLDYEVTYYLTIVPYNTNGDAEGCTEKSFTIRANPYQMVVCGDETINTTHCYDNYDTTEFSYQSSDDLPLTIYFNSGSTEVDYDEVYITDSDGTVLNPDLLYGNDGDFAGLSYTSTGSTITVRFDSDNIISCVSGSTCCTAPFDFDVLCTSAIGIIEVNAFIDENTNTVFDTNEFSFSNGYFTYEANGDGNINVVNSSTGHFQFISENDSDVYEITFNLYDESAGCYDITTAVFNNISVAEGSTLTVDFPVVEEQSCEDLAVYLINSWTPPRPGFTHENIIILENLGFTTITSGTVEFTHDPLLVYNGVTSVNPNYTITTTATGFTVDFVNLQPGNVEYIDVSLTCPASIELGDILTNTANYVTDSNDLVAGNNYSTLSELVVGSWDPNDKMESHGPKVLFDDFSTSDEWLYYTIRFQNLGTAAADFVRIEDVLDNQLNKASFQMLRSSHDYVVTRTDSSLEWYFEDINLPAEQDDAEGSSGFVYFRVQPNAGYASGDVIPNTAAIFFDFNAPVITNRFETEFVEEALSVSEFDFNSFSMYPNPAKDVLNIKLNNITKATLSIYDIQGKLVLEQSISETQNLELNVSDLHSGLYFVKLNTATKEMVKKLIIE is encoded by the coding sequence ATGAAAAGATTATTACTCCTTTTAGTGTTATTACTTTCATTTATTGGGTTTTCACAAAATGAAATTGAAATGCAAAATGGTTCCTGGACCGAATGTGATTTTGTATTAACCGATTCTGGTGGACTTACTGGTGATTATGAAAGCAATGAAAATTTTACGTTAACACTATGCCCTCAAAGTGATGGTTATGTGATGATCGATTTTTATGAGTTTTCAACACAAATTAATCTAGATATTTTAAGTGTCTATAATGGTGATTCAACCAACAGTCCTTTAATTGGAGCTTTTTCGGGTGGTAATTCACCTGGATTAATAATGGCAGATAATGACACAGGTTGCTTAACTCTAAATTTTGTTAGTAACGACTTAGGTGTCACTAATGGATGGGCTGGATATGTAAGTTGTATTTCTAGTTTTGAAATCAATCAACCTACAGATTACATCATTTGTGACGATTTTGGAAACGGATTTGGCCTTTTCGATTTAGAACTTAAAAATAATGAAATCTTAAATGGTTTAGATCCTGCCAATTATACAGTAACATATCACGAATCTGAGACTAATGCTTTAGCTGGAATAAATCCATTAATTAGTCCTTATGCTAATGTTACAAATCCGCAACTTATTTATATTCGTGTAGAAGATATAGCTACTGGGAATTTTGAGACGACATTATTCAACTTATATGTAAATGCTACACCAATTCCAACCCTTCAAGATGTATATCAAATATGTGAAGGCTCCTCAACTACAGTAGAATCTGGATTACAACAAGGAGATTTTTCTTTTGAATGGTATTACAATGGTATTATACTACCAAATGAGAATAATTCATTTTTAGAAGTTTATCAGGAAGGTAGTTATTCATTACAAGTTATATCATGGGATAATGAATGTTCATCTATTACAGATTTTAGTGTTGAGTATAATTCATTCTTAAATGTTCCCTCTCCAACACCTTATGTTATTTGTGATGATGATGGCGATGGGTTTGCAACCTTTGATTTAAATATAAAAGGAGACGAAATTCTTAGTAGTATGCAGAATCCAATAGCTACTTTTACCTATCATTTAACAGTAACTGATGCTAATAATGGAACAGATGCAATAGAACCAATATTTACAAATTTTGAACCTTATAACCAAACTATATATGTTAGAGTGTCTTCAACACAAGACGATTGTTTTGGAGTAACAACAGTAGAGTTAATTGTTGATGTTGAATGTATTTCTGCATCATCTGTAGAAGTTATTGTTTGTGGTGATGATCCAAATATTCCAGTGAGTTATGATTTAACTTCTCAAGAAATTAATATGGTTGATGGTCAAGACCCATCTAACTTTACATTTACCTATTATTATGCCATAACAAATGCTGAAACTGAAACAGATCCTATTACAAATCCAACTGTGTATTCTGTAAGTGGGAATTCTTCAACGGTATATGTACGTATTGAGAATAACCAATCAGGAAGTTTTACTATTGCTGAAATATATGTCAACTTTTATTTAAATCCGCAAATAAGTTTTGCTGGTCCTTATACCATTTGTGACGGAAATGAAGTTATACTATATCCAAATATAGGCAACGATAATGGCGCATATGAATATTTATGGAATACAGGTGAGACAAGTCCTGAAATTATAGTAAATACAAGCGGATTTTATACAGTAACTGTTACCGATTTAATTTCTGGTTGCGTGTCAACTGAAGGTGTAGACGTAATGCAAGGAGGTAATGCTCCAGTACTAGGAAATGTTGTCGATTTGTATAGCTGTGAACAAAATCCAAGTTTTGATTTGAGCGTTACTTTCCCAGAAATTTTTGGAAATCAAGATATAAGCCAGTTTATAATTGGTTTTTTTAATACATACGATGATGCACTTACAAATACTAACTCCATCGGAAGTCCATCTGCTTATCAGTCTACAAATAGTAATGAAACTATTTATGTTAGAGTACGAAATATTGGAGATGAATGTTTTTCTATAATTGATTTTAATATAGTTACAGATAATTCATGTGCTACAATTATTGATTGTACAGAAGAAGCAGAAACATTCTCATTTTGTTATGTAAATGATGATACAACAGTCTATCAATTTGAAAGTTTAGATGGTACAACACCTCTAGAAGTACGTTTTTTAAGCGGAAGAGTAGAAAATAATTTTGATGAACTAATTGTATTAGATTCAGATGGTGTTACCAATTTAAACCCTGAAGCAACGACCTATGGTTATGGAGGTGAAGTTCAAGGCTTATATTTTGTTTCAACTGGAAATAGTATTTCTATTTCTGTTGCTGGAGATGGAAGTATTTCATGCGAAACTAATAGTTATGAAGAAATAAGTTATACAGTAAGTTGTGTAGATCTTAATGTAATTCCTGAATGTAATATTACTTTAACCGAACCTTTAGATGGAGCTATTGATGTCAATGAAGATGCAGATCTAACTTGGAACGCACCTTTTGGTATCGTTACAGGCTATAAATTGTCATTGGGCTTAACTTCTGGAGGAACAGAAGTGCTAAATAATGTAGATGTTGGAAATGTCCTAGCATACGATCTTGAAACTTTAGATTATGAAGTAACATATTACCTCACCATTGTGCCTTATAATACAAATGGAGATGCTGAAGGTTGTACTGAAAAAAGTTTTACAATTAGAGCAAATCCTTATCAAATGGTTGTTTGTGGTGATGAAACTATAAATACAACTCATTGTTATGACAATTATGATACTACCGAATTTAGTTACCAAAGTTCAGATGATTTACCGTTAACAATTTACTTTAATTCTGGAAGTACAGAAGTTGATTATGATGAGGTTTATATCACAGATTCTGATGGAACTGTTTTGAATCCCGATTTGCTTTATGGTAATGATGGTGATTTTGCTGGACTGTCGTACACCTCTACAGGAAGTACAATTACTGTGCGATTTGATTCAGATAATATAATAAGTTGTGTTAGTGGAAGTACCTGTTGTACTGCTCCATTTGATTTCGATGTCTTATGTACTTCTGCAATTGGTATTATTGAAGTCAATGCCTTTATAGATGAAAATACAAATACTGTATTTGACACGAATGAATTTAGTTTCTCTAACGGTTACTTTACCTACGAAGCCAATGGAGATGGTAATATTAACGTCGTAAATTCATCAACTGGTCATTTTCAGTTTATAAGCGAAAATGATTCAGATGTATATGAAATCACCTTTAATTTATATGATGAATCTGCTGGATGTTATGATATTACAACTGCAGTGTTTAATAACATTAGTGTTGCTGAAGGGAGTACATTAACAGTTGACTTTCCTGTCGTTGAAGAACAGAGTTGCGAAGATTTAGCTGTTTATTTAATTAATTCTTGGACACCTCCAAGACCTGGTTTTACTCATGAAAATATCATTATTTTAGAAAACTTAGGCTTTACAACAATTACATCTGGAACCGTTGAGTTTACACATGATCCGTTATTAGTGTATAATGGTGTAACAAGTGTAAATCCAAATTATACAATTACAACTACAGCGACTGGTTTTACGGTCGATTTTGTAAACCTTCAACCAGGAAATGTTGAGTATATCGATGTGTCTTTAACCTGTCCAGCATCAATAGAACTTGGAGATATTTTAACGAATACTGCTAACTATGTAACAGATTCAAATGACTTAGTAGCTGGTAATAATTATTCAACCTTATCAGAATTAGTTGTTGGTTCTTGGGATCCAAATGATAAAATGGAATCTCATGGGCCGAAAGTCTTGTTTGATGACTTTTCAACTTCAGATGAATGGTTATACTATACCATCCGTTTCCAAAACTTAGGAACAGCAGCTGCCGATTTTGTAAGAATTGAAGATGTGTTAGATAATCAATTAAATAAAGCTAGTTTCCAAATGTTACGTTCTAGTCATGATTATGTGGTAACAAGAACCGATAGTAGCCTAGAATGGTATTTTGAAGATATTAACCTACCTGCAGAACAAGATGATGCAGAAGGTAGTAGTGGATTTGTTTACTTTAGAGTACAACCAAATGCTGGCTATGCTTCAGGTGATGTCATTCCAAATACAGCAGCAATATTTTTCGATTTCAATGCGCCTGTAATTACAAACAGATTTGAAACCGAATTTGTTGAAGAAGCGCTTTCAGTATCTGAATTTGATTTCAACAGTTTCAGCATGTATCCTAATCCTGCAAAAGATGTCTTAAATATTAAATTAAATAACATCACAAAAGCTACTTTGAGCATTTATGATATTCAAGGTAAATTAGTCCTAGAGCAGTCTATTTCTGAAACTCAAAATTTAGAACTAAACGTTTCAGACTTACATAGCGGATTATATTTCGTGAAACTAAATACAGCAACCAAAGAAATGGTTAAGAAGTTAATAATTGAATAA
- a CDS encoding aryl-sulfate sulfotransferase, whose product MKKFIFSCAILFSYLVFSQEPTIGLRYSDGNISDGYTLFSPERNHNVYLIDNCGELINEWVFDERPALTTYILENGNLLRAGNQNIEIRDWDNNIVWSFNKQSNGLQNQHHDIEPLPNGNILLLLADNYTELEMEALGRVPSATNGEFRLDKIIEIEPSDLNGGNIVWEWKAIDHLVQDFDNTKPNFGVVENHPELIDINFVEDINPINDFTHMNSVDYNADLDQILLSARNLSEIYIIDHSTTTAQASGHVGGNSDAGGDILWRWGNPRVYKQGSASDQKLSKQHDAKWVEPGYLDDGKISVFNNGGNGSSQTFSSVHLIAPEISNGKYTLTNNVFNPQNYDWSWDGYIRGEVVHDFKKSGTHSLPNGNFLFCISSNGQFSEISKTGDELWTYKNPVGTNGAIYTQFDVIVNSLNSLFRAKKYPADYIGFDGKDLTPQGIIENVNTESENCVNALSFEESEFTKFTIINPIKNNVIKFSETIRFEKISIIDINGKTILTVNNFEGQFLPIYLAPSMYFIKLQNPNYNLFKKIVVN is encoded by the coding sequence ATGAAAAAATTTATTTTTAGTTGTGCTATATTATTTAGCTATCTAGTTTTCTCTCAAGAACCAACAATAGGTCTAAGATATTCTGATGGAAACATATCAGATGGATATACACTTTTCTCTCCTGAAAGAAACCATAACGTTTATCTTATTGATAATTGTGGTGAATTAATTAATGAATGGGTATTTGACGAACGTCCAGCTCTAACTACCTATATACTTGAGAATGGGAATCTACTAAGAGCTGGCAATCAAAATATTGAAATTCGGGACTGGGATAATAATATAGTGTGGTCTTTTAACAAACAGTCTAATGGACTTCAGAATCAACATCATGATATTGAACCGCTTCCAAATGGAAATATATTACTGTTACTTGCAGACAACTATACTGAATTAGAAATGGAAGCCTTAGGCAGAGTACCTTCTGCAACTAATGGAGAATTTAGATTAGATAAAATTATTGAGATAGAACCCTCAGATCTTAATGGCGGAAATATTGTTTGGGAATGGAAAGCCATTGATCATCTTGTACAAGATTTTGATAATACTAAACCAAATTTTGGTGTGGTGGAAAATCATCCCGAACTTATAGATATAAATTTTGTTGAAGACATAAACCCTATCAACGATTTTACTCATATGAATAGTGTTGATTATAATGCAGATTTAGACCAAATACTTTTATCTGCAAGAAATTTAAGTGAGATTTATATTATTGACCATAGCACAACTACTGCTCAAGCTTCTGGACATGTAGGAGGAAATTCTGATGCTGGTGGAGACATTCTTTGGCGATGGGGAAACCCTAGAGTTTACAAACAAGGATCTGCTTCTGATCAAAAACTTTCTAAGCAACATGATGCTAAATGGGTAGAGCCTGGATATTTAGATGATGGAAAAATTTCTGTTTTTAATAATGGTGGTAACGGCTCTTCTCAAACTTTTAGTTCGGTTCATTTAATAGCTCCAGAAATTAGTAATGGAAAATATACGCTTACTAATAATGTTTTTAATCCTCAAAATTATGATTGGTCTTGGGACGGTTACATACGTGGTGAAGTAGTTCATGACTTCAAAAAATCTGGAACTCATAGCCTTCCTAATGGTAACTTCTTATTTTGTATATCATCAAACGGACAGTTTTCTGAAATTTCTAAAACTGGTGACGAATTATGGACTTATAAAAACCCAGTTGGAACAAATGGTGCAATTTATACTCAGTTTGATGTGATAGTTAATTCTCTAAATTCGCTATTCAGAGCTAAAAAATATCCGGCTGATTACATTGGATTTGATGGCAAAGATTTAACACCTCAAGGAATAATTGAAAATGTAAATACTGAGTCTGAAAATTGTGTAAACGCTCTATCTTTTGAAGAATCTGAATTCACTAAATTCACAATTATTAATCCAATTAAAAACAATGTTATCAAATTCAGTGAAACAATTAGATTTGAAAAAATTTCCATTATTGATATTAACGGAAAAACTATTCTAACTGTTAATAATTTCGAAGGCCAGTTTTTACCAATTTATTTAGCACCTTCTATGTATTTTATCAAATTACAAAACCCAAACTACAATTTGTTTAAAAAAATTGTAGTTAATTAG
- a CDS encoding TrmH family RNA methyltransferase produces the protein MSQKTISSIQNAYIKQLFLLKEKSRERKKTGLFLIEGQRELALAIKGNFEIDTLLYYPELVSEAQLKEFTFIGGNVIEISKEVFQKLAHRSTTEGVIAVAKSKSHEIDTLQLEHKNPLILIAEAPEKPGNIGALLRTADAANVDAVIIANPKSDLYNPNIIRSSVGCVFTTQIVMGSTSEIIDFLNDNSINTYCAALQASVEYQTQDYTKPTAIVVGTEADGLTDEWLKASTQNIIIPMQGEIDSMNVSVAAGILIFEAKRQRNFK, from the coding sequence ATGTCTCAAAAAACTATTTCAAGCATTCAGAATGCTTATATTAAGCAGTTGTTCCTGTTAAAAGAAAAATCTCGCGAACGTAAAAAAACAGGTTTATTTTTGATTGAAGGTCAGCGTGAATTAGCTCTTGCTATTAAAGGGAATTTTGAAATTGACACTTTACTATATTATCCTGAATTAGTTTCTGAAGCACAACTAAAAGAGTTCACATTTATAGGTGGTAATGTTATTGAAATCTCAAAAGAGGTCTTTCAAAAATTAGCGCATCGTAGTACTACTGAAGGTGTTATTGCAGTAGCAAAAAGTAAATCTCATGAGATAGACACCCTTCAACTTGAACATAAAAACCCTTTGATTTTAATTGCTGAAGCTCCAGAAAAACCCGGAAATATTGGAGCCTTATTAAGAACAGCAGATGCAGCTAATGTAGACGCAGTAATTATTGCCAATCCGAAGAGTGATTTATACAATCCAAATATTATTCGTTCGAGTGTAGGTTGTGTGTTTACGACTCAAATTGTAATGGGTTCGACTTCAGAAATTATTGATTTTTTAAATGATAATAGCATTAACACCTATTGTGCAGCTTTGCAAGCCTCAGTAGAATACCAAACACAAGATTACACCAAACCAACAGCAATTGTTGTTGGTACCGAAGCTGATGGCTTAACAGACGAATGGTTAAAAGCGTCTACTCAAAATATTATTATTCCTATGCAAGGCGAAATTGACAGCATGAATGTTTCAGTTGCAGCAGGAATCCTTATTTTTGAAGCGAAAAGACAACGAAACTTTAAATAA